The following are encoded together in the Edaphobacter lichenicola genome:
- a CDS encoding HD-GYP domain-containing protein, giving the protein MAQTSAAFRRNMRGFDGCISLSEIISALSYALDLTEGAVHGHALRSCLLGMRIAEEVKLPSDQTSSLYFALLLKDIGCSRSASRMSQILAGDDRAARAAVNFEDWSRPHKPSLSTLKLLWSQVLPDAGRVVRAARSFKNGITRYQSFERLSPRYDRGASILNELGMGPIAAEAVRSVDERWDGSGYPDSLKGEQIPLLARICAIAQHLDLVSAAAGAQSAIDTLEERSGTWFDPQLVRIAGSLHRRGALWNNCSPADAEQDTRQAVLDLDSGKRHQLESSQIDRICEAFADVVDAKSHFTFRHSQGVADAAFGIAQAMGLAADRAQLVRRAALLHDIGKLGVANAILDKKSQLSAEEWKAVYEHPRITRRILERVAPFREMAVIAGEHHEKLDGSGYPDHLKGPDLSVESRIVAVADVYAALSEDRPYRAGIELDETLSIMSKLIPVQLDADCFEALVSVVSSRREIASVHAPQVANATLGYPFKNRGFKDTAFESAL; this is encoded by the coding sequence ATGGCGCAGACCTCAGCGGCTTTTCGACGTAATATGCGGGGCTTTGACGGATGCATCTCCCTGTCGGAGATCATTTCGGCGCTCTCCTATGCGCTTGACCTGACTGAAGGCGCGGTGCATGGCCATGCGCTTCGCAGCTGCCTGCTGGGCATGCGCATCGCCGAAGAGGTTAAGCTTCCGTCGGACCAGACCAGCAGCCTCTACTTTGCACTCCTGCTGAAAGATATCGGCTGCAGCCGCAGCGCCAGCCGCATGAGCCAGATTCTTGCCGGAGATGATCGTGCGGCGAGAGCAGCGGTGAATTTTGAAGACTGGAGCAGGCCGCACAAGCCGAGTCTCTCTACACTCAAGCTCCTCTGGAGCCAGGTTCTTCCCGACGCGGGTCGCGTTGTCCGGGCCGCCAGATCCTTCAAGAACGGAATCACGCGTTACCAGAGTTTTGAGAGGCTGTCACCTCGTTACGACCGGGGAGCCAGCATCTTGAACGAACTCGGCATGGGGCCTATTGCTGCCGAGGCTGTTCGCAGTGTGGACGAGCGATGGGACGGGAGTGGCTATCCGGACAGCCTGAAGGGAGAGCAGATTCCCTTGTTGGCTCGCATCTGCGCTATCGCGCAGCATTTGGATCTTGTCTCTGCCGCAGCCGGGGCGCAGAGTGCGATCGACACCCTGGAAGAGCGCAGCGGCACGTGGTTCGATCCGCAGCTGGTCCGCATCGCAGGATCGCTGCACCGCCGTGGGGCGCTCTGGAATAACTGCTCCCCCGCGGATGCAGAGCAGGATACGCGGCAGGCTGTTCTCGACCTCGACTCGGGCAAGCGGCACCAGTTGGAGTCCAGCCAGATCGATCGGATCTGCGAGGCGTTTGCGGATGTGGTGGATGCGAAGTCTCACTTCACCTTTCGACACTCGCAAGGGGTTGCCGATGCGGCGTTCGGCATTGCGCAGGCGATGGGACTTGCGGCAGACCGCGCACAGTTGGTTCGCAGAGCGGCCTTGCTGCATGACATCGGCAAACTGGGCGTCGCCAATGCGATTCTCGACAAAAAGAGCCAGCTGAGCGCCGAAGAATGGAAGGCAGTGTACGAGCATCCGCGAATTACACGACGGATTCTGGAGCGGGTTGCACCCTTCCGCGAGATGGCGGTCATTGCAGGGGAGCATCATGAAAAGCTTGACGGCTCGGGCTACCCCGATCATTTGAAGGGGCCGGATCTCTCGGTTGAGTCTCGCATCGTTGCTGTTGCGGATGTGTACGCGGCGCTCTCGGAGGATCGTCCTTATCGAGCGGGTATCGAGCTCGACGAGACCCTGTCGATCATGTCGAAGCTCATTCCGGTCCAGCTCGACGCAGACTGCTTCGAGGCGCTGGTCTCGGTGGTTTCGAGCAGGCGGGAGATCGCTTCGGTCCATGCGCCCCAGGTTGCGAACGCGACGCTGGGTTATCCCTTCAAAAACAGGGGCTTCAAAGATACAGCTTTTGAAAGTGCTCTCTGA